A section of the Oncorhynchus gorbuscha isolate QuinsamMale2020 ecotype Even-year linkage group LG06, OgorEven_v1.0, whole genome shotgun sequence genome encodes:
- the si:dkey-239i20.4 gene encoding si:dkey-239i20.4 isoform X1 — translation MSQRVAVIGAGPSGLTSIKSCLDEGLKPTCFESSDDIGGLWRFKETPEPGRSSIYRSLVANTSKEMMCFSDFPMPADYPNYMLHSQLLQYFRLYAQHFDLLRHITFQTSVLTVRQRPDFSRSGQWEVVTENREGQEQRHIFDGVLVCSGHYTQPVSPLDQFPGHESFPGRCLHSWEYKDADAFRGKRVVVVGIGNSGGDIAVEISRAAEKTFLSTRKGAWVLARMSSSGLPLDMTAISRFTVLLTSLLPGALVNWAAERTLNHRYDHRLYGLQPTHRLLEQKPLINDDLPGRILQGAVVLKPDLRGFQGSGLLFQDGTTEGNIDAVVFCTGYNGTFSFLPPSLCSGPRGDLKLYRRVFPPALERPTLAIIGLFQTKGPVFPAVEMQARWVTRVIAGLTQLPPRKTMLSKIETETKRNMKSYLCPRQAALHVDYIPYLDSLAEQVGVRPNILGLLLREPSVGLRVLLGPCTPYQYRLRGPGKWDGARQAILTQWERVAQPFRTRLEPEPPRPLVLLSPLLITLSVGAVMLAVVLSQCKLTLCLQDLLQDSTHLLD, via the exons ATGTCCCAACGTGTGGCAGTGATCGGGGCGGGTCCCTCAGGTCTGACCAGCATCAAGAGCTGTCTGGATGAGGGTCTGAAGCCCACCTGTTTCGAGAGCAGTGATGACATCGGGGGGCTGTGGAGGTTCAAG GAAACCCCTGAGCCGGGCCGCTCTAGTATCTACCGCTCTCTGGTGGCGAACACCTCCAAGGAGATGATGTGTTTCAGTGACTTCCCTATGCCAGCTGACTACCCCAACTACATGCTGCACTCCCAGCTGCTGCAGTACTTCAGGCTTTATGCTCAACACTTTGACCTCCTCAGACACATCACCTTCCAG accaGCGTGTTGACTGTGAGACAGAGGCCAGACTTCAGTCGTTCAGGCCAGTGGGAGGTGGtgacagagaacagggagggacaggAGCAGAGACACATCTTTGACGGGGTACTGGTTTGTTCAGGACACTACACACAGCCTGTCTCACCGCTAGACCAGTTCCCAG GCCATGAGTCATTCCCTGGCCGCTGCCTACACAGCTGGGAGTATAAGGATGCTGATGCGTTTCGGGGGAAGAGGGTGGTGGTAGTGGGGATTGGGAACTCTGGAGGAGACATCGCTGTGGAGATCAGCCGGGCTGCAGAGAAG ACCTTCCTGAGTACCCGTAAGGGGGCGTGGGTGTTAGCTCGTATGTCCAGTAGCGGTCTCCCACTGGACATGACGGCCATCTCACGGTTCACGGTCCTGCTAACTTCCCTGCTGCCAGGAGCGCTGGTCAACTGGGCTGCAGAGAGAACCCTTAATCACCGATATGACCACCGTCTCTATGGCCTACAGCCAACACACAG gCTGCTAGAGCAGAAGCCGCTGATCAACGATGACCTTCCAGGCCGTATCCTGCAGGGGGCAGTAGTTCTGAAGCCAGACCTGAGAGGGTTCCAGGGGTCCGGACTGCTGTTCCAGGATGGAACCACGGAGGGGAACATCGATGCAGTGGTCTTCTGTACTGGATACAATGGCACCTTCTCCTTCCTGCCCCCGTCACTATGTTCAGGACCTCGGGGGGATCTCAAGCTGTACAG ACGGGTGTTCCCTCCAGCTCTCGAGCGCCCCACGCTGGCCATCATCGGTCTGTTCCAGACTAAAGGACCCGTCTTTCCTGCTGTGGAGATGCAGGCCCGCTGGGTCACGAGGGTCatcgcag GGTTGACCCAGCTCCCACCACGGAAAACAATGCTTTCCAAAATCGAGACGGAGACGAAGAGGAACATGAAGAG ttaccTGTGTCCCAGACAGGCAGCTCTCCATGTGGATTATATACCATACCTGGACTCCCTGGCTGAGCAGGTGGGGGTTCGTCCCAACATCCTAGGGCTGCTGCTGAGGGAGCCTAGTGTGGGGCTGCGTGTACTGCTGGGGCCCTGCACCCCTTACCAGTACCGCCTAAGAGGGCCCGGAAAGTGGGACGGGGCCCGACAGGCCATCCTCACTCAGTGGGAGCGCGTAGCCCAGCCCTTCAGAACCAG GCTGGAGCCAGAACCCCCCAGGCCCTTGGTCCTTCTGTCCCCCTTGCTGATCACGCTGTCCGTGGGAGCTGTGATGCTAGCTGTGGTCCTCTCCCAGTGTAAACTGACCTTATGTCTACAGGACCTACTACAGGACTCAACTCACCTGCTGGACTAG
- the si:dkey-239i20.4 gene encoding si:dkey-239i20.4 isoform X2: protein MSQRVAVIGAGPSGLTSIKSCLDEGLKPTCFESSDDIGGLWRFKETPEPGRSSIYRSLVANTSKEMMCFSDFPMPADYPNYMLHSQLLQYFRLYAQHFDLLRHITFQTSVLTVRQRPDFSRSGQWEVVTENREGQEQRHIFDGVLVCSGHYTQPVSPLDQFPGHESFPGRCLHSWEYKDADAFRGKRVVVVGIGNSGGDIAVEISRAAEKTFLSTRKGAWVLARMSSSGLPLDMTAISRFTVLLTSLLPGALVNWAAERTLNHRYDHRLYGLQPTHRLLEQKPLINDDLPGRILQGAVVLKPDLRGFQGSGLLFQDGTTEGNIDAVVFCTGYNGTFSFLPPSLCSGPRGDLKLYSSSEE from the exons ATGTCCCAACGTGTGGCAGTGATCGGGGCGGGTCCCTCAGGTCTGACCAGCATCAAGAGCTGTCTGGATGAGGGTCTGAAGCCCACCTGTTTCGAGAGCAGTGATGACATCGGGGGGCTGTGGAGGTTCAAG GAAACCCCTGAGCCGGGCCGCTCTAGTATCTACCGCTCTCTGGTGGCGAACACCTCCAAGGAGATGATGTGTTTCAGTGACTTCCCTATGCCAGCTGACTACCCCAACTACATGCTGCACTCCCAGCTGCTGCAGTACTTCAGGCTTTATGCTCAACACTTTGACCTCCTCAGACACATCACCTTCCAG accaGCGTGTTGACTGTGAGACAGAGGCCAGACTTCAGTCGTTCAGGCCAGTGGGAGGTGGtgacagagaacagggagggacaggAGCAGAGACACATCTTTGACGGGGTACTGGTTTGTTCAGGACACTACACACAGCCTGTCTCACCGCTAGACCAGTTCCCAG GCCATGAGTCATTCCCTGGCCGCTGCCTACACAGCTGGGAGTATAAGGATGCTGATGCGTTTCGGGGGAAGAGGGTGGTGGTAGTGGGGATTGGGAACTCTGGAGGAGACATCGCTGTGGAGATCAGCCGGGCTGCAGAGAAG ACCTTCCTGAGTACCCGTAAGGGGGCGTGGGTGTTAGCTCGTATGTCCAGTAGCGGTCTCCCACTGGACATGACGGCCATCTCACGGTTCACGGTCCTGCTAACTTCCCTGCTGCCAGGAGCGCTGGTCAACTGGGCTGCAGAGAGAACCCTTAATCACCGATATGACCACCGTCTCTATGGCCTACAGCCAACACACAG gCTGCTAGAGCAGAAGCCGCTGATCAACGATGACCTTCCAGGCCGTATCCTGCAGGGGGCAGTAGTTCTGAAGCCAGACCTGAGAGGGTTCCAGGGGTCCGGACTGCTGTTCCAGGATGGAACCACGGAGGGGAACATCGATGCAGTGGTCTTCTGTACTGGATACAATGGCACCTTCTCCTTCCTGCCCCCGTCACTATGTTCAGGACCTCGGGGGGATCTCAAGCTGTACAG TTCTTCTGAAGAATAA